From Anopheles funestus chromosome 3RL, idAnoFuneDA-416_04, whole genome shotgun sequence, a single genomic window includes:
- the LOC125767022 gene encoding glucose-6-phosphate isomerase, producing MSDRVLLSKDSVYQQIKEYYNANGASINIKKLFDEDDIRFDKFHLKLTTPNDGDILLDYSKNRVTDDAWNLLLELAESRDVVKMRNDMFDGERINVTENRAVLHVALRNRSNKPILVDGKDVMPDVNAVLEHMKEFTEQIHSGAWRGYTNKKISDVVNIGIGGSDLGPLMVTEALKPYNQGIRSHFVSNVDGTHIAETLKKLDPETTLFIIASKTFTTQETITNATAAKRWFLERCTEKEQVAKHFVALSTNKEKVAAFGIDTRNMFEFWDWVGGRYSLWSAIGLSISLAIGFDNFEKLLEGAHYMDNHFMTAPLNENAPVILALMGIWYSNFYGAETQALLPYDQYLHRFAAYFQQGDMESNGKGVTKAGEKVDFATGPIVWGEPGTNGQHAFYQLIHQGTRLIPCDFIAPVQTHNPVEDGAMHTILLANYLAQTEALMMGKSADQARGELEKAGMAGDALEKLLPHKVFTGNRPTNSILVKKVTPFVLGALIAMYEHKIFTQGVIWDVNSFDQWGVELGKQLAKAIEVDLADPNKTTTHDSSTNGLINFIKINQEK from the exons ATGTCGGACCGGGTACTGCTATCGAAGGATTCCGTCTATCAGCAGATTAAGGAATATTACAACGCGAACGGTGCGTCGATTAACATCAAGAAGCTGTTCGACGAAGATGATATCCGTTTCGATAAGTTCCA TTTGAAGCTAACGACCCCGAACGATGGTGACATCCTGCTGGACTACTCGAAGAACCGGGTGACGGATGATGCATGGAATCTGTTGCTAGAGCTGGCCGAATCGCGTGATGTCGTGAAGATGCGCAACGACATGTTCGATGGCGAGCGGATCAATGTGACGGAGAACCGGGCCGTGCTGCACGTGGCGTTGCGTAACCGTTCGAACAAACCGATCTTGGTCGATGGTAAGGATGTGATGCCGGATGTAAACGCCGTGCTGGAACACATGAAGGAGTTCACTGAACAGATCCACAGCGGTGCGTGGCGCGGTTATACGAACAAGAAGATTAGCGACGTGGTGAACATTGGCATCGGTGGTTCCGATCTCGGTCCGCTGATGGTAACGGAAGCGCTCAAACCGTACAACCAGGGCATCCGGTCGCACTTTGTCTCGAATGTGGACGGCACACACATTGCCGAAACGCTCAAGAAGCTCGATCCGGAGACGACGCTCTTTATTATCGCATCGAAAACGTTTACCACGCAGGAGACGATCACGAATGCAACCGCCGCCAAGCGTTGGTTCCTGGAGCGTTGCACCGAGAAGGAGCAAGTCGCGAAGCACTTTGTGGCACTGTCCACCAACAAGGAAAAGGTGGCAGCGTTCGGTATCGACACCAGGAACATGTTCGAGTTCTGGGACTGGGTCGGTGGACGCTACTCGCTTTGGTCCGCCATCGGACTTTCCATCTCGCTCGCCATCGGGTTCGACAACTTCGAGAAGCTGCTGGAAGGTGCCCACTACATGGATAATCACTTCATGACTGCACCGTTGAATGAGAAT GCTCCCGTGATTTTGGCGCTGATGGGCATTTGGTACTCGAACTTTTACGGTGCAGAAACACAAGCACTACTGCCGTACGATCAGTATCTGCACCGCTTTGCGGCCTACTTCCAGCAGGGTGATATGGAGAGCAACGGCAAGGGTGTAACGAAGGCTGGCGAAAAGGTTGATTTTGCAACCGGACCGATCGTATGGGGTGAGCCGGGTACCAACGGTCAGCACGCGTTCTACCAGCTGATTCATCAG GGCACACGGCTTATTCCGTGTGATTTTATCGCACCGGTTCAGACGCATAATCCGGTAGAGGACGGTGCAATGCACACGATACTGCTCGCCAACTATCTGGCGCAAACGGAAGCGCTTATGATGGGCAAATCAGCGGACCAGGCACGGGGCGAGCTGGAGAAGGCAGGCATGGCCGGGGATGCGCTGGAGAAGCTGCTCCCCCACAAGGTGTTCACCGGCAATCGGCCGACCAACTCGATTCTGGTGAAGAAGGTGACACCGTTCGTGCTCGGTGCGCTGATTGCGATGTACGAGCATAAGATATTCACGCAGGGCGTCATCTGGGACGTGAACTCGTTCGATCAGTGGGGTGTCGAGCTGGGCAAACAGTTGGCCAAGGCGATTGAGGTCGATCTGGCCGATCCGAACAAAACTACCACGCACGATTCCTCCACCAACGGGTTGATAAACTTCATTAAAATCAACCAGGAGAAGTAA